The genomic segment TCTACGAGGTGGTGAAAGCCGTCTTCGAGAACTTCGACCGTTTCAAGGGGCTGCACCCGGCCTTCGAGAACCTGACCGAGGAAGAGATGATCTCGGGCGGTCTTTCGGCGCCGCTGCATGCCGGTGCGGAGAAGTACTACAAGGAACGCGGCTGGATCGAATGATCCCGGTATCGTGACGAGATTTCCGTGGCCCCCGGCTTGAGCGGGGGGCCACGGCCCGGCGGCCCGAACAACAAAAAACACGGGGCCGAAGCGCGAACAGGGGGTCGAAATGAGTGACGATAAGCAATTCGAGTCGGCAGCGGTTGAGAACGCCGCGTCCGGCAAAGGGGGCCTGAGCCAGCAGGAGCTGGACGAGCTGGTCGCCTCGACGGACACGGGCGGGCGCAGCCCGGCGGGCCCTGTCGGAACCTTCCTTCTGCTCGTGGCGCTGGCGTGGTCGCTGTTTCAGCTCTGGGTCGCCTCGCCCCTGCCGTTCATCTTCAATTTCGGCGTGTTCAACCAGGCCGACACGCGGGCCTTCCACCTGGGCTTCGCGCTGTTCCTGGCGTATCTCGCCTATCCCTCGCAGCGCACGCCGGCGCAGCTGGGGCTTGCGTTGGCGGTGCCGGCGCTGTTGACGGTTTTCTTCATGGTGGGGGCCAAGGACGGCACGGCTGTCTGGTGGATCCCGCTGATCGGGCTGGGTTTGATCGCGGCGATCTTGCTGGGCTCGCCCAAGGACCGGATCCCGCCCTGGGAATGGGCGCTGGCGATCCTGGGGGCCGGGGCCGCGCTTTATGTCTTCGTCTACAGTGACGAGATCGCCACGCGCGTGGGCGCGCCGATCACGCAGGATTACGTGGTGGCCGTTCTGGGCCTGCTGGTCTTGCTGGAAGCGACGCGGCGGGCGCTGGGGCCGGCGCTGATGATCGTGGCGACGGTGTTCCTGGCCTATACGTTCCTCGGGCCGTACATGCCGGGGATCATCGCGCACAAGGGCAACTCGCTGTCGGAGGTGGTGAACCACCAGTGGATCACGACCGAGGGCGTTTTCGGCATCGCGCTGGGGGTGTCGGCGTCGTTCGTGTTCCTCTTCGTGCTGTTCGGTTCGCTGCTGGATAAGGCCGGCGCGGGCAATTATTTCATCCAGGTGGCGTTCAGCCTGATGGGTCACATGCGGGGCGGGCCGGCCAAGGCGGCGGTGGTGTCCTCGGCGATGACGGGACTGATTTCGGGGTCGTCGATCGCGAACGTGGTGACCACGGGCACGTTTACCATTCCGCTGATGAAGAAGGTGGGCTTTTCGTCCGAGAAGGCGGGGGCGGTCGAGGTGGCCAGTTCCGTCAATGGGCAGATCATGCCGCCGGTGATGGGGGCCGCCGCGTTCCTGATGGTGGAATACGTGGGCATCCCGTATTTCGACGTGGTCAAGCACGCGTTTCTGCCGGCTGTGATCAGCTATATCGCGCTGGTCTACATCGTGCACCTGGAGGCGATGAAGGCGAACATGCAGGGGCTGCCGCGGGCGGTCGAGCCCAAGCCGCTGGTGGCGTGGCTGATTTCGCTGGCCTTCACCATCGCGGCGATCTGCGCGATTTCCTTCGCGGTCTATTACCTGATGGGCTGGATCCGGCCGGCGTTTCCGAATGCTGCCGGGTATATCGTTTTCGCGATGCTGACGGTGGCCTATGTCGGGCTGCTTTACGTGGCCTCGAAACAGCCGCCGCTGAAGCTGGAAGACCCCAATGAGCCGGTGACGCAGTTGCCGAAGCCGGGGCCGACGGTGAAGGCCGGGCTGCATTACATCCTGCCGGTCGTGGTGCTGGTCTGGGCGCTGATGGTGGACCGCAAGTCGCCGGGCCTGTCGGCCTTCTGGGCGGCGAGTTTCATGATCTTCATCCTGGTGACGCAACGGCCGATCATGGCGATGATGCGCAGTGCCGGGGACATCGCGACGGAGTTCCGGGCCGGGTTTGTCGACCTGCTGGAAGGGCTGGTGGCCGGGGCGCGCAACATGATCGGCATCGGCATCGCGACGGCGACGGCCGGTATCATCGTGGGCGCGGTCAGCCAGACGGGCGTCGGCTCGGCGCTGGCGGACGTGGTCGAGGTGCTGTCGGGCGGGAATATCCTGGCGATCCTGGTGCTGACGGCGATCCTGTCGCTGATCCTCGGGATGGGGCTGCCGACGACGGCGAACTATATCGTGGTGTCGGCGCTGCTGGCGCCGGTGATCGTGACGCTGGGCCAGCAGAACGGGCTGATCGTGCCGCTGATCGCGGTGCACCTGTTCGTGTTCTACTTCGGCATCATGGCGGACGTGACGCCGCCCGTGGGGCTTGCCTCGTTCGCGGCGGCGGCCGTTTCCGGCGGTGACCCGATCCGGACCGGGGTTGTGGCGTTCTTCTACAGCCTCAGGACCGCGGCGCTGCCGTTCCTGTTCATCTTCAACACCGAGTTGTTGCTGATCGAGGTGAACTGGGCGCAGGGGATCTTCGTCTTCGTGGTCTCTACGGTGGCGATGCTGCTGTTCGCGGCGGCGACGCAGGGCTGGTTCCTGGCGCGCAACCGGATCTACGAGACGGTGATGCTGTTGCTGGTGGCCTTCACGCTGTTCCGGCCCGGTTTCTGGATGGACATGGTGGCGCCGCCCTTCGAGGATGTGCCGCCGGCCGAGATCGAACAGGCCTTTGCCGATGCGCAGGTGGGGCAGGATATCCGGATGACGGTCAACGGCATGAATGCCGTGGGCGACCCGGTGACCTTTACCGCGCTGGTGCCGGTGCTGGAGGGCGAGACAGGGGCCGACCGGGTTCTGGCGGCAGGGATCGAGTACCTGAACAACGACGGCACGATCATCATCGACAACGTGACCTTCGACAGCCCCGCGCAGCAAGCCGGGCTCGACTGGGATCAGGAGATCGTCGAGGTGAAATCGCCGGCGCCGCAGCCGTCGAAATACCTGATGTTCATTCCGGCGGCGCTTCTGCTGGCGCTGGTGGTGTTCCTGCAGCGCCGGCGGCGGACGCCGGAAGCTGCAACAGCCTGAAGAAAGGTCTGTCCCATGTTCGACAACATCCTGCTGCCCATCGACCTGACGCATCCCGAATCGTGGGAGAAGGCCCTGCCGCTTGCCGCCAAGATGTGCGGCGAGGGCGGGACGCTGCATATCCTGGGGATCGTCCACGAGCTTGGCTCGCCTTTGGTGGCGTCGTACCTGCCGCGCGACTTCGAGGAGAAGATGCTGCAGGACATGAAGGCCGAGCTCGATGCCTTCGTGTCGGAAAAGGTGCCGGCGGGCACCAAGGCGGTGGCCCATGTGGGCCACGGCCACGTGCCGGAGAAGATCCTTGCGGCCGCCAATGACGTGTCGGCCGACATGATCGTGATGGCCTCGCACCCGCCGGATGAACTTCGGACCTTCCTTGTCGGATCGAACGCAGATAAAGTGGTGCGCCACGCCAGCCGCCCGGTGCTGGTGGTGCGTTGATGCGTTTTGGCCCGAACACAGGATTGCCGGCTTCCGGCCCGGTGGGGGGCACCGGGCCCGATATACGAACAGGAGCAAATCCGTAGATGACCCCCTTTGCGATTGCCGGCGTCCAGATGCATGTCGCCGCGCTTCATTCCAACGTCGATGCGATGCGGCACAGGCTCGAGATCCTGATGGCGCAGTTCCCGTGGACCCAGATGGTGCTGTTTTCCGAGCTGGCGCCGTTCGGACCGCTCGACAAATACGCCCAGCCTTTCCCGAACGAGGCGCTGGAGACCTTCCAGGAGGATGCCCGGCGGCACGGCATCTGGCTTATACCCGGGTCGATGTTCGAGCGCACCGAGGACGGGCGCATTCTGAACACCTCGGTCGTGATCAACCCCGAGGGGGAGATCGTGGCGCGCTATTCGAAGATGTTCCCGTTCCGGCCCTATGAGCAGGGGATTTCCGCCGGAACCGAGTTCTGCGTGTTCGACGTGCCCGAGGTTGGGCGGTTCGGGTTGTCGATCTGCTATGACATCTGGTTCCCCGAGACGACGCGGCAGCTGACAAGCCAGGGGGTCGAGGTGCTGTTGCATCCGGTTCTGACCGGCACGGCGGACCGCGATGCGGAGCTTTCCATCGCGCGGGCCACGGCGGCGCAGTTCCAGTGCTATGTCTTCGACGTCAACGGCCTTGCCGCGGGCGGCGTGGGCCGGTCGCTGGTGGTGGACCCCTCGGCGCTGGTGCTGCACCAGTCGGCGGGGCAGGAGGACATGTTCCCCATCGAGGTCGATCTCGACCTGGTGCGGCGTCAGCGCGAGACCGGGCTGAAGGGCCTGGGCCAGGTGCTCAAGAGTTTCCGGGACCGCGAGGTCGATTTCAGCGTTTACGACCGCGAGAGTGGGACCGATGCGTTCCTGAAGACGCTCGGACCGCTGGAGACACCGAAGCAGGGGTCGTCGCGCGGTCTGAGCGCCGCCGATCCGCGGACGGCGTTGGGGTATGTCGAACAGCCCGAGCTACCCCCGAAGAACTTTTCGGTTTTTCACGGCAAGACGGGGTCTGACTGAGGCGCCGGCCGGCGCCAGCCCCATTGAAAGGAGGCCGCCATGAATGTGCACTCAGGTGAAGGTGACCTGCCCTCGATTCGCGAATACTACAGCGCCACCCAGTTACGGGCAGACCGCTGGAGCGCGCTGCGAGAGGCGGCGGAGGGGTTGCACAGGCATGGCGCCGAGGGGCGGCAGGGCAAGAAGCTGCTGAAACAGGCCGAGGCGCTGTTCGATGCGCTGGAGCCGATCGAGAAATACTGGGCGTTTCCCGGCGCCCACGCGTTCGACCACCTGCGCAAGATGCTGGATCATGGCAATGCCGAAGACCTGTCGGTGTCGGTGCGGCGGATTGCGCGGGCGCTGACCTCGGGGGCGTATCGGCGGCGGTCGATCCCGCTGTCGTCGGACGAGATCGACAACGAGGATTACGAGGACGAAGCCTCGCTCGGCCCCGAGGCGCGGGCGCTGGGGCGGCCGTATTTCGAGATCCTGATCGTCGATGACGTGAACGAGCACCAGGAGCGGTTCCTGCGCCACAGCCTTCAGCGGATGCGGCGGCCGGAAGACCCGTTCATCTACGAGCCCGTGGTGGTGCCGTCGCTGGAAGACGCGCTGATGGGGATTCTGTTCAACCACAACGTTCAGGCGGTGGTGGTGCGGCCGGGGCTTTCGCTCAAGTCGAAGAACGATCTGCCGGTGCTGAACCAGTATCTGACGCGGGTGGCGGCGGATGAGGATGTGGATGATCTGGAGCCGCATGCCTATGGGCCCGAGACCTGTCGGCTGATCGCGAAGATCCGGCCGGAGCTGGATGCCTACCTGGTGACCGATCGGTCGGCCGAGGATATCGCGGGGATGGACCTGGGGCTGTGCCGGCGGGTGTTCTATAACCAGGAGGATTTCCTGGAGCTGCACCTGAATATCCTGCGGGGCGTGAACCGGCGCTACAAGACGCCGTTCTTCACCGCGCTGAAGGAGTATTCGCGCCAGCCCACGGGCGTGTTCCACGCCATGCCGATCAGCCGGGGCAAGTCGATCAGCCGGTCGCACTGGATCCAGGACATGGGGGCGTTTTACGGCTCGAACATCTTCCTGGCGGAGACGTCAGCCACCAGCGGCGGGCTCGACAGCCTGCTGGAGCCGCGCGGGCCGATCAAGGAAGCGCAGGACATGGCGGCAAGGGCCTTTGGCGCGAAGCACACGTTCTTTGCGACGAACGGCACGTCGACCTGCAACAAGATCGTCGTGCAGTCGGTCGTGAGGCCGGGCGATATCGTTCTGGTCGACCGCGACTGTCACAAGTCGCACCATTACGGCATGGTGCTGGCCGGCGCCAACGTGGTCTACATGGACAGCTACCCGCTGCATGAATACTCGATGTACGGGGCGGTGCCGCTGAAGGAGATCAAGCATCACCTGCTGACGTTGAAGGCCGCCGGGAAGCTGGACCGGGTGCGGATGGTTCTGCTGACCAACTGTACGTTTGACGGGGTGGTCTACAACGTGCGGCGGGTGATGGAGGAATGCCTTGCCATCAAGAAGGACCTGATCTTCCTTTGGGACGAGGCGTGGTTCGGGTTCGCGCGGTTCGGGCCGACCTATCGGCAGCGCACGGCGATGGATGTGGCCAACACGCTGCGGGAAACCCTGCGGGCGCCCGAGACGGCGGAAGCCTGGGAGGCGCAGCAGGAGGAGCTGAAGGGCAAGGGCGACGACGCGTGGCTCGAGACGCGGCTGGTGCCGCCGCCCGATGCAAGGGTCAGGGCCTATGCGACGCAATCGACGCACAAGACGCTGACGTCACTCAGGCAGGGGTCGATGATTCACGTCAACGACCAGGACTTCAAGGGCGAGGTGGAGCAGGCGTTTCACGAAGCCTACATGACGCATACCTCGACCTCGCCCAACTACCAGATCATCGCCTCGCTCGATGTGGGCCGGCGGCAGGTGGAGCTGGAAGGGTTCGAGTTCGTGCAGCGGCAGGTGGAAAGCGCCATGGCGATCCGCCGGGCGGTGCGCACGCACCCGGTTCTGAAGAAGTATTTCAAGGTCTTGTCGCTGAGTGACATCGTGCCCGCCGAGTTCCGGCAGAGCGGGCAGGAATCCTATTACGACCCCGAGCAGGGCTGGATCGACAAGTGGGCGATGTGGGGGCAGGACGAGTTCGTGCTGGACCCGACACGGATCACGCTGGCGG from the Roseovarius indicus genome contains:
- a CDS encoding TRAP transporter permease encodes the protein MSDDKQFESAAVENAASGKGGLSQQELDELVASTDTGGRSPAGPVGTFLLLVALAWSLFQLWVASPLPFIFNFGVFNQADTRAFHLGFALFLAYLAYPSQRTPAQLGLALAVPALLTVFFMVGAKDGTAVWWIPLIGLGLIAAILLGSPKDRIPPWEWALAILGAGAALYVFVYSDEIATRVGAPITQDYVVAVLGLLVLLEATRRALGPALMIVATVFLAYTFLGPYMPGIIAHKGNSLSEVVNHQWITTEGVFGIALGVSASFVFLFVLFGSLLDKAGAGNYFIQVAFSLMGHMRGGPAKAAVVSSAMTGLISGSSIANVVTTGTFTIPLMKKVGFSSEKAGAVEVASSVNGQIMPPVMGAAAFLMVEYVGIPYFDVVKHAFLPAVISYIALVYIVHLEAMKANMQGLPRAVEPKPLVAWLISLAFTIAAICAISFAVYYLMGWIRPAFPNAAGYIVFAMLTVAYVGLLYVASKQPPLKLEDPNEPVTQLPKPGPTVKAGLHYILPVVVLVWALMVDRKSPGLSAFWAASFMIFILVTQRPIMAMMRSAGDIATEFRAGFVDLLEGLVAGARNMIGIGIATATAGIIVGAVSQTGVGSALADVVEVLSGGNILAILVLTAILSLILGMGLPTTANYIVVSALLAPVIVTLGQQNGLIVPLIAVHLFVFYFGIMADVTPPVGLASFAAAAVSGGDPIRTGVVAFFYSLRTAALPFLFIFNTELLLIEVNWAQGIFVFVVSTVAMLLFAAATQGWFLARNRIYETVMLLLVAFTLFRPGFWMDMVAPPFEDVPPAEIEQAFADAQVGQDIRMTVNGMNAVGDPVTFTALVPVLEGETGADRVLAAGIEYLNNDGTIIIDNVTFDSPAQQAGLDWDQEIVEVKSPAPQPSKYLMFIPAALLLALVVFLQRRRRTPEAATA
- a CDS encoding universal stress protein; translation: MFDNILLPIDLTHPESWEKALPLAAKMCGEGGTLHILGIVHELGSPLVASYLPRDFEEKMLQDMKAELDAFVSEKVPAGTKAVAHVGHGHVPEKILAAANDVSADMIVMASHPPDELRTFLVGSNADKVVRHASRPVLVVR
- a CDS encoding carbon-nitrogen hydrolase family protein, which codes for MTPFAIAGVQMHVAALHSNVDAMRHRLEILMAQFPWTQMVLFSELAPFGPLDKYAQPFPNEALETFQEDARRHGIWLIPGSMFERTEDGRILNTSVVINPEGEIVARYSKMFPFRPYEQGISAGTEFCVFDVPEVGRFGLSICYDIWFPETTRQLTSQGVEVLLHPVLTGTADRDAELSIARATAAQFQCYVFDVNGLAAGGVGRSLVVDPSALVLHQSAGQEDMFPIEVDLDLVRRQRETGLKGLGQVLKSFRDREVDFSVYDRESGTDAFLKTLGPLETPKQGSSRGLSAADPRTALGYVEQPELPPKNFSVFHGKTGSD
- a CDS encoding aminotransferase class I/II-fold pyridoxal phosphate-dependent enzyme; its protein translation is MNVHSGEGDLPSIREYYSATQLRADRWSALREAAEGLHRHGAEGRQGKKLLKQAEALFDALEPIEKYWAFPGAHAFDHLRKMLDHGNAEDLSVSVRRIARALTSGAYRRRSIPLSSDEIDNEDYEDEASLGPEARALGRPYFEILIVDDVNEHQERFLRHSLQRMRRPEDPFIYEPVVVPSLEDALMGILFNHNVQAVVVRPGLSLKSKNDLPVLNQYLTRVAADEDVDDLEPHAYGPETCRLIAKIRPELDAYLVTDRSAEDIAGMDLGLCRRVFYNQEDFLELHLNILRGVNRRYKTPFFTALKEYSRQPTGVFHAMPISRGKSISRSHWIQDMGAFYGSNIFLAETSATSGGLDSLLEPRGPIKEAQDMAARAFGAKHTFFATNGTSTCNKIVVQSVVRPGDIVLVDRDCHKSHHYGMVLAGANVVYMDSYPLHEYSMYGAVPLKEIKHHLLTLKAAGKLDRVRMVLLTNCTFDGVVYNVRRVMEECLAIKKDLIFLWDEAWFGFARFGPTYRQRTAMDVANTLRETLRAPETAEAWEAQQEELKGKGDDAWLETRLVPPPDARVRAYATQSTHKTLTSLRQGSMIHVNDQDFKGEVEQAFHEAYMTHTSTSPNYQIIASLDVGRRQVELEGFEFVQRQVESAMAIRRAVRTHPVLKKYFKVLSLSDIVPAEFRQSGQESYYDPEQGWIDKWAMWGQDEFVLDPTRITLAVGGTGWDGDTFKTEILMNKFGIQINKTSRNTVLFMTNIGTTRSSVAYLIEVLVEIANDLDELLDDASKMERRSFENRVAALVEHVPPLPDFSRFHDSFRSSKDTPEGDIRTAFFLAYDEDNCDYLDLDDKLMDRLEKGEELVSASFIIPYPPGFPILVPGQVISPEIMSFMRALDVSEIHGFRADLGLRVFTKDALKNLKKKKS